In Bdellovibrionales bacterium, the following proteins share a genomic window:
- a CDS encoding 30S ribosomal protein S12: MPTINQLIRGERRAQKNKSKSPALTSCPQRRGVCTRVFTTTPKKPNSALRKVARVRLSNGFEVNSYIPGVGHNLQEHSVVLIRGGRVKDLPGVRYHIVRGVLDTQGVANRKQSRSKYGAKRPKA; the protein is encoded by the coding sequence ATGCCAACGATTAATCAGTTGATTCGCGGTGAGCGAAGAGCTCAGAAGAACAAATCCAAGTCTCCAGCATTGACCAGCTGTCCTCAACGGCGGGGAGTATGCACTCGGGTTTTCACTACAACTCCAAAAAAGCCGAACTCGGCCCTCCGTAAGGTGGCTCGTGTCCGCCTTTCGAACGGATTCGAGGTGAACTCCTATATTCCTGGGGTTGGCCACAATTTGCAGGAGCACTCGGTGGTACTTATTCGGGGAGGCAGGGTTAAGGACCTTCCTGGGGTTCGTTACCACATCGTTCGCGGTGTTTTAGATACCCAAGGAGTAGCAAACAGAAAACAGAGCCGGTCTAAGTACGGCGCAAAACGGCCTAAAGCTTAA
- the rpoB gene encoding DNA-directed RNA polymerase subunit beta, with the protein MGNTPITASNVRMRRSYARTQGLIDIPNLIELQKKSYEEFLQKDVDPDRRDMAGLNGVFKSVFPISDFNNTASLEFVSYTLEPPKYDVDECRQRGMTYAAPIKVTLRLIVFDVDEETEARSIRDVKEQEVYLGEIPLMTANGSFIINGTERVVVSQLHRSPGVFFDHDGGKNSANAKFIYSARVIPYRGSWLDFEFDQKDLIYVRIDRRRKFPVTVLLKALGYTTENLLEMFYDLVDVRRAKDGKYYRGLDIEKMAGQRALSDIIDPKSGEVLVKAGRRIIRAAVKKVQQMKITEIEISREDLEAKVIAKPIIDESTGEIIADANNEMSVDILDRAHEAGIANFKMIFFDGLAVGPFLRNTLLIDKVVTREESLLEIYKRLRPGEPPTGEASENLFRRLFFDPETYDLSEVGRLKINHRFSIPFEECPVDHRTLTKKDILSVVQTLVELKNGQGRIDDIDHLGNRRVRSVGELLENQYRIGLVRMERAIRERMSLQDVESMMPHDLVNAKPVNAVVKEFFGSSQLSQFMDQTNPLSEITHKRRLSALGPGGLTRDRAGFEVRDVHPTHYGRICPIETPEGPNIGLIASLATYARINNYGFIETPYRKVENGEVSKDISYMSALEEQGHFVAQAGAFTGPQTVFGENYTVRVNGEYELVEKDKVSLMDVSPSQLVSIAASLIPFLEHDDANRALMGSNMQRQAVPLLRARAPLVGTGVEHYVARDSGTSVVCTNDGIVEGVDAGRIVVRRFAKGGELGANVDIYNLTKYQRTNQNTCFNQKPIVNSGDRVKRGDVIADGPSTELGELALGQNIVVAFTPWMGYNFEDSILISEKLLKEDTYTSIHIEEFECVARDTKLGKEEITRDIANVGDEALKDLDTSGIIRIGAEVGPGDILVGKVTPKGETQLSPEEKLLRAIFGEKAGDVRDTSLRVPSGVFGTVIDAQVYSREGADRDERLQLIIEDKRKKLEKDFDVEQNVIRLNALDKLKSLLVGKKTTGVLLNEDGSVKLLSKGQEITNEDLETIPFELLAYIPLETEIEYQCTRTVDSARNQLEAIKMVFNEKIDRLKKGDELPPGVIKMVKVYIAIKRKLQVGDKFAGRHGNKGVVSKVLPEEDMPFLADGTPVDMVLNPLGVPSRMNIGQILEVHLGWAAHSLGTQIGEAIEQYNQSAEKARTALKKIYELPEITRKIDEADEASLRKMTKRLTRGVHVATPVFDGAKEKDVKDFLEKANLPLNGQTVLFDGRSGEPFQTPVTVGVMYMLKLHHLVEEKIHARSIGPYSLVSQQPLGGKAQFGGQRLGEMEVWAIEAYGAAYSLQEFLTVKSDDVAGRTRMYESIVKGENVLEPGLPESFNVLVKELQSLALNVELIESDILTEKPHNTVEQ; encoded by the coding sequence ATGGGCAACACGCCAATAACAGCATCTAACGTGCGGATGAGACGTAGTTATGCTAGGACCCAGGGCCTGATTGATATTCCCAATCTAATTGAACTTCAAAAGAAATCCTATGAGGAATTTTTACAGAAGGATGTCGATCCTGATCGACGCGACATGGCAGGACTTAATGGAGTATTTAAGTCTGTATTTCCCATTTCAGATTTTAACAACACGGCCAGCTTAGAGTTTGTATCCTATACTCTAGAGCCCCCAAAGTACGACGTAGATGAGTGTCGTCAGCGGGGAATGACCTATGCGGCGCCGATAAAGGTGACACTGAGGCTTATTGTTTTTGATGTGGATGAAGAGACGGAGGCGCGCAGTATTCGTGATGTGAAGGAACAAGAGGTTTATTTGGGCGAAATTCCCCTGATGACCGCTAACGGTTCATTTATTATCAACGGTACGGAGCGAGTTGTTGTAAGTCAGCTTCATCGTTCGCCCGGTGTCTTTTTCGACCATGATGGCGGAAAGAATAGTGCAAATGCAAAATTTATCTATTCAGCCCGTGTTATCCCCTATCGTGGGTCTTGGCTCGATTTTGAATTTGACCAAAAAGATCTCATCTACGTTCGCATTGATCGTCGTCGTAAATTTCCTGTGACAGTATTGCTAAAGGCTTTGGGTTACACAACGGAAAATCTACTCGAGATGTTCTACGATTTGGTGGATGTTCGCAGAGCCAAAGACGGCAAGTACTACAGGGGCCTGGACATCGAGAAGATGGCTGGGCAAAGGGCTCTGTCCGATATCATTGATCCAAAATCGGGTGAGGTTTTGGTCAAGGCAGGGCGCCGGATTATTCGTGCGGCAGTGAAAAAAGTTCAGCAGATGAAGATCACTGAGATTGAAATTTCTCGCGAGGATCTAGAGGCTAAGGTTATTGCCAAACCCATTATCGATGAGTCAACTGGTGAGATTATTGCTGATGCGAACAATGAAATGTCAGTGGACATCCTCGATCGGGCTCATGAGGCCGGCATAGCCAACTTTAAGATGATCTTTTTTGATGGTCTTGCTGTTGGTCCATTTTTGCGCAACACCCTTTTGATCGATAAGGTTGTCACTCGCGAAGAATCACTACTTGAAATCTATAAACGCTTGCGTCCGGGAGAACCTCCGACTGGGGAAGCCTCGGAAAACCTATTTAGAAGGCTGTTTTTTGATCCTGAGACCTACGATCTTAGCGAAGTGGGGCGGTTGAAAATTAATCATCGATTTAGTATTCCTTTTGAAGAGTGTCCGGTAGACCATCGCACACTCACGAAGAAGGACATTCTCAGCGTTGTTCAGACTTTAGTTGAATTAAAAAATGGTCAGGGTCGAATCGATGATATTGATCACCTTGGTAATCGTCGAGTGCGGTCAGTTGGAGAGCTTCTCGAAAATCAATATCGCATAGGCTTAGTTCGGATGGAAAGAGCAATCCGTGAGCGCATGAGTTTGCAGGATGTAGAGTCGATGATGCCTCATGACCTCGTCAATGCCAAACCTGTGAATGCGGTTGTGAAGGAGTTTTTTGGTTCCAGTCAACTGTCTCAGTTTATGGATCAAACAAATCCACTTTCTGAAATCACTCACAAACGTCGACTATCGGCACTGGGACCGGGCGGTCTGACTCGAGACCGAGCTGGATTTGAGGTTCGTGACGTTCATCCGACCCATTATGGGCGAATCTGTCCGATTGAAACTCCAGAGGGACCCAATATTGGATTGATTGCCTCACTGGCGACCTATGCTAGAATCAATAACTACGGATTTATCGAGACGCCCTATCGGAAAGTTGAAAATGGAGAGGTTTCAAAAGATATTTCGTATATGTCGGCTCTCGAGGAACAAGGTCATTTTGTTGCTCAGGCTGGAGCTTTTACCGGACCGCAGACTGTATTCGGCGAGAATTATACAGTGCGAGTTAATGGTGAGTACGAACTCGTAGAAAAAGACAAAGTGAGTTTGATGGACGTTTCTCCAAGCCAGCTAGTTTCTATTGCGGCTTCTCTTATTCCATTTCTCGAACATGATGATGCCAATCGTGCGCTCATGGGTTCCAACATGCAGAGGCAGGCCGTGCCGCTCTTGAGGGCGCGAGCTCCTCTTGTTGGTACAGGGGTCGAGCACTACGTGGCACGGGACTCCGGAACAAGTGTCGTGTGCACGAATGATGGTATTGTTGAGGGTGTTGATGCTGGTCGTATTGTGGTTCGCCGTTTTGCTAAAGGCGGAGAACTCGGTGCAAACGTTGATATTTATAATTTGACCAAGTATCAAAGAACCAATCAAAATACTTGTTTCAATCAGAAGCCAATTGTGAATTCTGGCGACCGGGTAAAGCGTGGGGATGTCATAGCTGATGGGCCTTCTACTGAGTTGGGTGAATTGGCGCTTGGGCAGAACATCGTTGTCGCGTTTACTCCCTGGATGGGCTACAACTTTGAAGATTCTATTTTGATATCGGAAAAGCTTCTAAAGGAAGATACTTATACCTCAATTCACATCGAAGAATTCGAGTGCGTGGCTCGAGACACAAAGCTCGGCAAGGAAGAAATCACGCGGGATATAGCCAATGTTGGCGACGAAGCGCTGAAAGACCTTGATACGAGCGGAATTATTCGAATTGGGGCCGAAGTGGGGCCCGGCGATATTCTGGTTGGGAAAGTAACTCCGAAGGGCGAAACTCAGCTTTCCCCAGAAGAGAAACTTCTTCGCGCGATTTTCGGAGAGAAAGCAGGAGATGTTCGCGACACCTCTTTGCGTGTTCCTTCAGGGGTGTTTGGAACGGTCATTGATGCGCAGGTTTACAGCCGCGAGGGCGCAGACCGAGACGAGCGTCTTCAGTTAATTATCGAGGACAAGCGAAAGAAATTGGAAAAGGATTTTGATGTCGAGCAGAACGTGATTCGTTTGAACGCTCTCGATAAGTTAAAGAGTCTTTTGGTAGGGAAGAAGACGACGGGAGTTCTGCTCAACGAAGATGGGTCCGTCAAACTTCTTTCCAAGGGACAAGAGATCACAAATGAGGATCTGGAGACGATTCCATTCGAGTTGTTAGCGTATATTCCCCTAGAGACCGAGATTGAATATCAGTGCACCCGGACGGTGGATTCAGCTCGTAATCAACTTGAGGCTATTAAGATGGTCTTTAACGAGAAGATCGATCGTCTCAAAAAGGGTGATGAGCTGCCTCCCGGTGTGATCAAGATGGTTAAGGTTTATATTGCCATTAAACGAAAACTTCAGGTCGGCGATAAGTTCGCAGGTCGTCACGGGAATAAGGGTGTTGTATCGAAGGTTTTGCCTGAAGAAGACATGCCGTTCTTGGCGGATGGAACTCCAGTGGACATGGTTCTTAATCCCCTCGGAGTACCTTCAAGGATGAATATTGGGCAGATCCTTGAAGTGCATTTAGGATGGGCGGCGCATTCTCTCGGGACTCAAATCGGAGAGGCGATCGAGCAATACAACCAAAGCGCCGAAAAGGCTCGTACGGCTCTAAAGAAAATCTATGAGTTACCTGAGATTACCCGCAAAATAGATGAGGCGGATGAGGCTTCGTTGAGAAAAATGACGAAGAGGCTGACTCGTGGAGTGCACGTGGCTACCCCCGTTTTTGATGGCGCAAAGGAAAAGGATGTTAAGGACTTTTTGGAGAAGGCCAATCTGCCGCTCAACGGTCAAACAGTTTTGTTTGATGGAAGATCTGGAGAGCCTTTTCAGACTCCAGTCACCGTGGGTGTCATGTATATGCTGAAACTTCACCATCTTGTTGAAGAGAAGATTCACGCTCGATCTATTGGACCCTACTCTTTGGTGTCACAACAGCCTTTGGGAGGAAAAGCTCAGTTCGGAGGTCAGCGACTTGGAGAGATGGAAGTGTGGGCAATTGAAGCTTACGGGGCGGCCTACTCACTTCAAGAATTTCTAACAGTGAAGTCAGATGACGTTGCTGGCCGTACACGAATGTACGAAAGTATCGTGAAAGGCGAGAACGTTTTGGAACCTGGCCTACCTGAATCTTTCAATGTATTGGTGAAAGAGTTGCAGAGTTTAGCGCTCAATGTTGAGCTCATTGAATCCGACATATTGACTGAAAAACCCCACAATACTGTTGAGCAGTAA
- a CDS encoding 50S ribosomal protein L1 codes for MSKRGKIYNESRKKVDPAFRYTMAEAFKLVVDTAKAKFDESIDVAVRLGVDPKQSDQQVRGAVSLPHGLGKTVRVVVFAKGAKEQEAKDAGADFVGAEDLVEKIQGGWLEFDKCLATPDMMATVSKVAKVLGPRGLMPNPKVGTVTMAVGAAVTAEKKGKLAFRVDKAGIVHASIGRKAMGVDNLRENYVAFMQTLLKSKPASSKGNYLRGITVSSTMGPGVRMDVPETQALV; via the coding sequence ATGTCCAAAAGAGGAAAAATTTATAACGAATCTAGGAAAAAGGTTGATCCCGCTTTTCGCTACACAATGGCAGAGGCGTTTAAGCTGGTTGTCGATACAGCCAAGGCAAAATTTGATGAATCCATTGATGTTGCTGTTAGGTTGGGGGTTGATCCCAAACAGTCAGATCAACAAGTTCGGGGAGCGGTATCTTTGCCTCATGGCCTTGGAAAAACTGTTCGAGTGGTCGTTTTTGCCAAAGGCGCTAAAGAGCAAGAGGCCAAGGATGCAGGTGCTGACTTTGTGGGAGCAGAGGACTTGGTTGAGAAGATTCAAGGGGGGTGGCTTGAGTTTGATAAATGCTTGGCGACTCCCGACATGATGGCTACGGTTTCCAAGGTTGCCAAGGTTCTGGGGCCAAGAGGTTTGATGCCAAATCCAAAGGTAGGAACGGTAACTATGGCAGTTGGTGCCGCAGTGACTGCTGAGAAAAAGGGAAAGTTGGCATTTAGAGTCGATAAGGCTGGCATTGTTCACGCATCCATTGGCAGGAAGGCTATGGGAGTTGATAATTTGCGAGAAAATTACGTGGCCTTTATGCAGACTTTATTGAAGTCTAAGCCCGCTTCCAGCAAGGGTAATTATTTGCGTGGAATTACTGTTTCATCTACGATGGGACCGGGTGTTCGCATGGATGTGCCTGAGACGCAGGCATTGGTGTAG
- the rpoC gene encoding DNA-directed RNA polymerase subunit beta', with protein MKDLLNFFDKPKDPLSFDSVRISLASPEMIREWSHGEVKKPETINYRTFKPERDGLFCAKIFGPIKDYECLCGKYKRMKYRGVICEKCGVEVTQSKVRRERMGHIELATPVAHIWFLRSLPSRIGNLLDLSLKEVERILYCEAYVVLDPQDTSLEEYQILSEEAYQNALNEFGPNFKAGMGGEAVREMLRKVDSDYLSRKLRLDMKETKSDAQIKKLTKRLKVVEAFKGSTNHPEWMMLESLPVIPPDLRPLVPLDGGRFATSDLNDLYRRVINRNNRLKRLQELNAPDIIIRNEKRMLQESVDALLDNGRRGKTFTGPNKRPLRSLSDMLKGKQGRFRQNLLGKRVDYSGRSVIVVGPTLKLHQCGLPKKMALELFKPFVYNKLEERGLASTIKQAKKLVEQETVEVWDILSDCVKEHPVLLNRAPTLHRLGIQAFEPVLHEGKAIQLHPLVCTAFNADFDGDQMAVHVPLSVEAQVEARVLMMSTNNVLSPANGKPIINPSQDIVLGIYWMTRSKPGAKGTGKIFSNVQDVLYAFDTGIVDLQAAIKSRILGKVEETTVGRAILSDILPKGVPFSLVNRVMNKKAIAELIDKSFRMSGAKSTVILADRIMEMGFRYSTLAGISICIDDLVIPKGKTPILKDAEQAVSEIRQQYDEGLITDGERYNKVVDIWAQAGDKVAKEMMANLEKEKFEVDGKEVESASFNPIFVMADSGARGSAAQIRQLAGMRGLMAKPSGEIIETPITANFREGLTVLQYFISTHGARKGLADTALKTANSGYLTRRLVDVAQDVITTEIDCGTTDGMTVRPLLEGGEVIQPLGDRILGRVALEDIVDPYTDEVIANASEELTEDIVKKIEDAGLESVKIRSVLTCRTQRGICVKCYGRDLARGATVNLGEATGIIAAQSIGEPGTQLTMRTFHLGGTASRAVEQSVHTARYDGRLKIEGVQVVENRKKLLTVMNRNGDAIIVDDSGREREKFKLVYGSVMNFKEGDVIKKGDVLAEWDPYSNPIIADISATIKFQDIEEGVTMAEQVDPVTGFATKVITDSKSGDNKPTVYLMGPKGESLNLPGRNIPARYVIPVGAQLLVTDGEDIHAGDVVAKIHRETTKTRDITGGLPRVAELFEARKPKESAIISEIDGYVTFGKDVKGKQRVIVTPEIGEQKEYLIPKGKHVAVREGEFLKAGEALMDGPTNPHDILRVLGDKELAAYLVNEIQEVYRLQGVGINDKHIEVIVRQMMRKVEVTDPGDSCFLVGEQVEKYQFEKENSRVIGVGGQPAIADPLLLGITKVSLSTESWISAASFQETTKVLTDAAVNGKTDLLRGLKENIIMGRLIPAGTGISSYKRWKVIVDDRANDSVSSSLPGGMPGMSSIRAMSLNS; from the coding sequence TTGAAAGACTTATTGAATTTTTTTGATAAACCAAAAGATCCGCTCTCGTTTGATTCTGTTCGTATTTCTTTGGCCTCTCCTGAGATGATTCGGGAGTGGTCTCATGGAGAGGTGAAGAAGCCTGAGACGATAAACTATCGGACCTTTAAGCCGGAGCGGGATGGTCTTTTTTGTGCCAAAATTTTCGGGCCTATAAAGGATTATGAATGCCTCTGCGGCAAATACAAGAGAATGAAATATCGTGGGGTTATTTGTGAAAAGTGTGGAGTAGAGGTCACTCAGAGCAAGGTCCGTCGAGAGAGAATGGGCCACATCGAGTTGGCAACGCCAGTCGCGCACATTTGGTTTTTGCGTTCCCTTCCAAGCCGCATCGGAAATCTCTTAGATCTTTCGCTCAAAGAGGTGGAAAGAATCCTCTACTGTGAGGCCTATGTTGTTCTTGATCCGCAGGACACAAGTCTTGAGGAGTATCAGATTTTGTCTGAAGAGGCATATCAGAACGCATTGAACGAATTTGGTCCAAATTTCAAAGCTGGAATGGGCGGAGAAGCAGTTCGAGAAATGCTTCGTAAGGTCGATTCTGACTATTTGTCCCGGAAACTTCGTCTGGACATGAAGGAGACGAAGTCAGACGCTCAAATCAAAAAGCTGACAAAAAGACTGAAAGTTGTCGAGGCCTTCAAGGGATCTACAAATCATCCCGAATGGATGATGTTGGAGTCGCTTCCGGTGATTCCTCCAGACCTGCGCCCACTTGTGCCATTGGATGGAGGTCGATTTGCGACTTCTGACCTGAATGACCTCTATCGTCGGGTGATCAATCGAAATAATCGACTTAAGCGCCTTCAAGAGTTAAATGCGCCCGACATTATTATTCGCAACGAAAAGCGAATGCTTCAGGAATCAGTCGATGCGCTTTTGGATAATGGTCGACGAGGGAAGACTTTTACGGGACCGAATAAGCGTCCGCTCCGATCCTTGAGCGATATGCTCAAAGGAAAACAGGGGCGTTTTCGGCAAAATCTTCTAGGAAAGCGTGTCGACTACTCAGGTCGTTCCGTTATCGTCGTAGGTCCTACATTGAAACTTCACCAGTGTGGCCTGCCCAAGAAAATGGCTCTCGAATTGTTTAAACCATTTGTTTACAACAAACTTGAGGAGCGTGGCTTAGCGAGCACGATTAAGCAGGCAAAGAAGTTAGTTGAACAAGAAACAGTCGAGGTATGGGATATTCTTTCGGACTGTGTGAAGGAGCATCCTGTACTTTTGAATCGAGCACCCACGCTCCACCGGCTCGGAATACAGGCTTTCGAACCAGTTCTGCATGAAGGAAAGGCCATTCAACTTCATCCCTTGGTGTGTACGGCTTTTAATGCAGATTTCGATGGTGATCAGATGGCTGTGCACGTGCCGCTCTCAGTTGAGGCTCAGGTTGAGGCCCGAGTCTTAATGATGTCAACAAACAACGTTCTCAGCCCAGCTAACGGTAAGCCAATTATCAATCCATCACAGGATATTGTTTTGGGAATATATTGGATGACGCGAAGTAAGCCGGGAGCAAAGGGAACTGGTAAGATCTTCAGCAATGTTCAGGATGTGCTTTACGCATTTGATACTGGTATTGTTGATCTTCAGGCCGCAATCAAAAGTCGTATTTTGGGTAAGGTGGAAGAGACAACTGTTGGTCGCGCTATCTTGTCTGATATATTGCCAAAGGGTGTGCCGTTCTCACTTGTCAACCGTGTGATGAACAAGAAGGCTATTGCTGAATTGATTGATAAGTCTTTTAGGATGTCTGGTGCAAAATCGACCGTCATTCTGGCAGATAGAATTATGGAGATGGGTTTCAGATATTCGACGCTAGCTGGAATATCAATTTGCATTGATGATCTTGTGATCCCCAAAGGTAAAACGCCAATTCTCAAGGATGCGGAGCAAGCTGTGTCAGAGATTCGGCAGCAGTACGACGAAGGTTTGATCACTGATGGTGAGCGATACAATAAGGTCGTCGATATTTGGGCCCAAGCCGGCGACAAAGTAGCCAAGGAGATGATGGCCAATTTGGAAAAAGAGAAATTTGAAGTTGATGGCAAAGAAGTTGAGAGCGCGAGTTTCAATCCTATCTTTGTGATGGCGGACTCCGGAGCCCGAGGCTCTGCAGCGCAAATTCGTCAGTTGGCAGGTATGCGAGGATTGATGGCAAAACCTTCAGGCGAGATTATTGAGACGCCGATCACAGCCAACTTCCGCGAGGGATTGACTGTTCTTCAGTACTTCATTTCGACTCACGGAGCACGTAAAGGTTTGGCGGATACGGCCCTTAAAACTGCGAACTCAGGGTATCTGACTCGCCGTCTCGTTGACGTGGCTCAGGACGTGATTACAACGGAAATCGATTGTGGAACAACAGATGGAATGACAGTTCGGCCTCTTTTGGAGGGCGGCGAGGTGATCCAACCTTTGGGTGACAGGATTCTCGGTAGGGTTGCGCTAGAAGATATCGTTGACCCTTATACGGACGAAGTTATTGCCAATGCCAGCGAAGAGTTGACTGAGGATATCGTCAAAAAAATTGAGGATGCGGGATTAGAGAGCGTAAAGATTCGATCTGTGCTCACTTGTCGAACACAACGTGGAATTTGCGTGAAGTGTTACGGTCGTGATCTGGCTCGTGGCGCTACAGTTAATCTGGGTGAGGCAACAGGAATTATCGCAGCCCAATCCATTGGGGAGCCAGGAACTCAGCTGACGATGAGAACATTCCATTTGGGGGGTACTGCATCTCGTGCCGTAGAGCAATCGGTTCATACCGCTCGCTATGATGGAAGGCTCAAAATAGAGGGAGTTCAGGTTGTTGAGAATCGAAAGAAACTTCTCACAGTTATGAATCGCAATGGTGATGCGATTATTGTGGACGATTCAGGGCGTGAGCGTGAGAAGTTTAAGCTTGTCTATGGTTCAGTGATGAACTTCAAAGAAGGCGATGTGATCAAGAAGGGCGACGTTCTTGCTGAGTGGGATCCTTATTCAAATCCGATCATTGCAGATATTAGCGCAACGATTAAATTTCAGGATATCGAAGAGGGTGTCACTATGGCCGAACAAGTCGACCCAGTGACGGGCTTTGCCACAAAAGTGATCACGGATTCTAAGTCTGGTGACAACAAGCCGACTGTCTATCTGATGGGCCCTAAGGGCGAATCACTCAACTTGCCAGGCAGAAATATTCCAGCTCGTTATGTCATACCCGTAGGAGCTCAGCTCCTTGTGACGGATGGAGAGGACATTCATGCCGGCGATGTGGTCGCCAAAATCCATCGGGAGACAACAAAAACCCGTGATATCACGGGAGGTTTACCCCGTGTGGCTGAATTGTTTGAAGCTCGCAAACCCAAGGAAAGCGCGATTATTTCCGAAATTGACGGGTACGTCACGTTTGGAAAGGACGTCAAGGGAAAGCAACGTGTGATCGTGACTCCTGAGATCGGTGAACAAAAGGAATATTTAATTCCCAAAGGGAAGCACGTTGCTGTTCGCGAAGGCGAATTCCTCAAGGCTGGTGAGGCGTTAATGGATGGACCTACAAATCCTCACGATATCTTGAGAGTCTTAGGAGACAAAGAGCTTGCAGCTTATCTTGTGAATGAAATCCAGGAAGTTTATCGACTTCAGGGTGTCGGAATAAATGATAAACACATTGAGGTGATCGTTCGCCAGATGATGAGAAAGGTTGAAGTAACTGATCCGGGTGATTCTTGTTTCTTAGTGGGAGAGCAAGTTGAGAAGTATCAATTTGAAAAGGAAAATAGCCGTGTGATTGGTGTCGGTGGACAGCCGGCGATTGCTGATCCTCTCTTGCTTGGAATAACCAAGGTTTCGCTAAGCACAGAGTCGTGGATTTCTGCGGCATCGTTCCAGGAAACAACAAAGGTATTAACGGACGCGGCAGTTAACGGTAAGACAGATCTGCTACGTGGATTGAAAGAGAATATTATCATGGGCCGCCTTATCCCTGCGGGTACGGGCATATCATCTTACAAGCGATGGAAGGTTATCGTTGATGACAGGGCCAATGACTCAGTATCCTCCTCTCTTCCCGGTGGTATGCCTGGAATGTCGTCGATTCGTGCAATGAGTTTGAATTCATAG
- the rplL gene encoding 50S ribosomal protein L7/L12, which produces MALNKEEVVDFLSNMPVIELAEMIKTLEDKWGVSAAAPAAIAVAAGPGAAAAEEKTEFDVILANAGANKINVIKEVRALTGLGLKEAKDLVEGAPKAVKEGISKDEANKIKEALVKAGATVEVK; this is translated from the coding sequence ATGGCACTGAATAAAGAAGAAGTAGTCGATTTCTTGTCGAATATGCCAGTGATTGAATTGGCTGAGATGATTAAAACTTTAGAGGACAAGTGGGGCGTAAGCGCTGCAGCTCCTGCAGCTATTGCGGTAGCGGCCGGTCCTGGAGCGGCAGCTGCTGAAGAAAAAACGGAATTTGACGTGATTCTTGCAAATGCTGGCGCCAATAAAATCAATGTGATTAAGGAAGTGCGCGCTCTGACAGGTCTTGGTTTGAAAGAAGCAAAAGACCTAGTTGAAGGAGCTCCTAAGGCTGTCAAGGAGGGCATTTCTAAAGATGAAGCCAATAAAATCAAAGAGGCACTAGTCAAAGCTGGTGCCACGGTTGAAGTGAAGTAG
- the rpsG gene encoding 30S ribosomal protein S7, which yields MSRRKSSYKREVAPDPVYNDILVSKFVNKLMDSGNKSTAQGILYSALEELRNKISGEEPLTVFKKAVENCKPSLEVRSRRVGGATYQVPVDVRPSRRATLSMRWIVEYARERGEKTMALRLAAEFNEAYNNRGNAIKKKDDVHRMAEANKAFSHYNW from the coding sequence ATGTCACGTCGCAAAAGCAGTTATAAGCGCGAAGTAGCTCCAGATCCAGTGTACAACGATATTCTCGTTTCAAAGTTTGTAAATAAATTGATGGACAGTGGGAATAAAAGTACGGCTCAGGGAATTTTATATTCTGCTTTAGAGGAGCTGCGAAATAAGATCTCTGGAGAGGAGCCCCTGACAGTCTTCAAGAAGGCGGTTGAAAATTGCAAACCTTCTCTGGAAGTTCGCTCTCGTCGTGTTGGTGGTGCCACTTATCAGGTGCCCGTTGACGTTCGCCCTTCTCGCCGAGCGACACTTTCTATGCGGTGGATAGTTGAGTATGCCCGTGAGCGCGGCGAAAAGACGATGGCTCTGCGTTTGGCTGCAGAATTTAATGAAGCATATAATAACCGCGGCAATGCCATCAAAAAGAAGGATGATGTGCATCGAATGGCGGAGGCCAATAAAGCATTCTCTCACTATAACTGGTAG
- a CDS encoding 50S ribosomal protein L10, translating to MMTKAEKAQEISQISERFTRAKAAFLIDFKGMSVEKVTDLRKQLYPVKSEMRVVRNTLARRALMDHPQSQSALKDEFVGTNAIVFAYEDASASAKLLAEFAKKVEELQVKSGVMDGKALDEAKIKYLATLPSKDQLRAQLLGTLQAPMAKFVRTLEAVPGGFARVLSAYNDKRSE from the coding sequence ATGATGACCAAAGCCGAAAAGGCGCAGGAAATCTCTCAAATATCTGAGCGGTTCACCAGAGCCAAAGCTGCGTTCCTAATCGATTTCAAGGGAATGTCCGTTGAAAAGGTTACGGATTTGCGCAAGCAGCTGTACCCCGTCAAGTCTGAGATGAGGGTGGTTCGTAACACGTTGGCACGTAGAGCCCTAATGGATCACCCACAATCGCAGTCTGCATTAAAAGACGAGTTTGTAGGTACCAACGCCATTGTTTTTGCTTACGAGGACGCATCGGCTTCGGCCAAATTGCTTGCTGAGTTTGCAAAAAAGGTGGAGGAGCTTCAGGTCAAGTCGGGTGTTATGGATGGCAAAGCTCTAGACGAGGCCAAAATTAAGTATTTGGCCACCTTGCCATCAAAAGACCAGTTACGTGCACAATTGTTGGGTACGTTACAGGCTCCGATGGCAAAGTTCGTCAGAACTTTGGAAGCTGTGCCTGGTGGATTTGCGCGTGTGTTGAGCGCCTATAACGATAAACGAAGTGAGTAG